The genomic segment TCGGCGCGCGCCTGCTCGGGGAAGAAGCCCTCCCCGGCCATCTCGTCCCGGAAGCAGCTGACCACGTCCCGCCTGTCCAGCAGCAGGAAGGGCACGATGGCTGCGGCCTGCCACAGAGGGTGCTCGCGGACCAGGAGCGCGCTCAGGCGGGCGCGCAGCTCCTCCTCTGCCTGTGCCGCGGCCGCGGGGGCGCCGTCTGCGCGCAGGGCCAGCGCGCGGGACGCGTTCTGCAGCACGAAGCGCGTGACCTCCTCGCCGCCAGCGCCGCTGAGGAGCACGTAGATGGCGTTGTGGAAGCGGTGCGCCCGCTGCGGCTGCAGGAGGCCGTGCAGCTCGTCCAGCAGCGCCGGCGGCAGCAGCTCCACGTCGTCCAGCACCAGGAGCGGGGTCTTCTCCTCCGCCTCGGCTCGCGCCACCACGTCGGCCACGCGCCGCGCCAGCTCCTCGCGGCAGTCGTCCGCGGCGCGCGGCTCGGGGCAGTGGTGCCGCGCGTGGTACTGCAGCACGAGCGCGCCGTCCTCCAGCACCGCGCGGAAGTGGCGCGCCAGCAGGCGTCCCACGTGGCTCTTGCCCACGCCGCTGGGCCCATGCAGCGCCAGGAGCAGCGGGCGGCCGTGCACGTGCGTGGCCAGGTAGTCCCTCAGCAGGGCCACGATGCGCGCCACGGCCGCCGGCTGGCCGAACACGGCGCGCTGCAGCGCCTTCTCCAGCCCGTCGAGGTCGTAGCGCAGCGCGTTATCGTCCAGGTTCTCGATGGCATTGAGCACCTGGAAGCCCACGATGGCCACGAGCAGCAACAGGCAGCGCTGCGCGCGGCTCCGGCGCTCCGCGCGCGGCCGGCACTTGCGCAAGGACTCCGGGTAGAGCACCACCCGGCTGCGCCGGCGCTTCTTGCGCGGCGGCCTCGAGGCCAGCTCCGCCGGGCCGTCGAAGGTGAAGACCCGCGGCTGGCCCGGGTCCGCGCGCGGCGCCTCTGGCCCGGAGTCCGGCCCCGCGGCCGGCGGCAGGACGCGCCGTCTGCGCAGGAGGCGCACGCGGCTGCGCAGGCGGACCACGGCGCGCACGGGCGCGATCATGCtcgggccggcggcggcgggggccgcGGCCGCGGGCTGCGGGCTGGGCTGGCCGCGGTCCATGGCGCAGGGGCGGCGCTTGGCATGCAGGTCACCCTCCCTGCAACAGGAAGACGGGGACGGTCTCCAGACTTCCGCCCGGCCGACCGAGACCCCTCCCcgtgaccccccaccccccacccccgcgagGCCCCCCGGAGCGCGACCCGCTGCCCCGAGGCCGGAGCCCGGTCCGGCCTCGCCGCGCTCCGACCAGGAAGCGGCTCCCCGCGGGGCCCCTATGCAAATCCCTTGGGTCCTCGCATAAACAGCCTCGAGCCTTGAGGAAGTggctgcaggggggtgggggtgggggtgggggggcgcagCTTATCGAGCGGCCGGGCGCccggcttcctggaggaggagtcGGTGCCGACCAGGCGCCAATTAGGGGTGAAGCAAGGTCAAGGCCGGACCCTGCCCCTGCCGCAGCTCGACTGCCGGGCGCCGGGGGCCCTCCGGTCCCTAGAACGGGCCATGGGAAGCAGAGGCCCGAGCACCCCCGGAGTTCAgatgtgcccctcccccacgAACACGGgttggcggggcgggggtggggggggggggggtctgcctGGAACTTCTGCTTTCCGAATGggccccagccctgtccccaaGCTGAGCCCAGCCCGCCTGCCCCAAAACTAGGATCTTACCAGCAGCCCCCCAGTAGACACACTAATGGAGTAGGGGGGAGGGGGCCCCCTAGagacgggtgggggtggggtgaaaagATGGTCAGAAAGACAAGACCGGGAGAAGGAGGGATAAAGCCGccgaggagacagaggaaggTGGGGTGGATGCCCCCGGCCCTGCCCAGTACCTGCAGCCGTCAGGTCAGGCTCTCGCCGGCCCCCAGGGCGGCCCCTGCCCACGCCAGAGGCTGGGGTCTGCCACTCAGGAAGCAGAAAGGGCTGGCTTCCTGGGGAGGGTCAGGGTAGGGTCAGGGGCCTCACTGGGTCAGCTCAGGCTCGGAGGGTCAGCGACACCTGCGGTCCCCAGGGAGTGTCCGGAGCGGAGGAAGCGCTGGGGAGGTTTCCGCTTCTTTGCAAAGGAAGTGAGTCAGGGGTGCGGCGCGGGCGGGACTTAGGCTGGACGGAGGCGCCAGAGGGGGAGGCCTGGCTGGCTCGCCCAGGTCCCCAGGCTGGTGGGTCACCTACCCTTCAACCCTCCCAGCCCTCCTGACTCAGCCCAGGCCCAGGACACCTGGTGAGGCTGAGGGCATCAGCTCTCTGGGGTCCCACATACCCTTGTCCCTCTGTCTGCCCTCCatggccccccacctccccagggacATCTCCTGCACCtgatacacacccacacaccggCCACCGCAGGGCCCACGGAGAGGGGGATGGGTGTGTCCAGGCTCCCTGTTAACAGGAGCCCGGGGGCCAGGCAGGGTTCACTCCTAGCAGGGGGTCCTCCAacccttccccctcttcccctcccccaagcccaaTCTGGGGGCCCACAGAGTAGGGCTCATTTCCTGGGCTCCATCACGTCCCACCCGTCTTCCTCTTTGTCTTCCCCTGTACCCCAGCCTAgagcctccccccgcccccaggacaGGGCAGCACACCCTGGGACAGAAATTCTAGAACTGGGGGAAGACCCCCACGCATGGCTCGGGGCCCTGGTCAGAGAGCAAATTTAGAAAGAACTTGGGCCAAGAGTTTGTAGATGGAGACCCTGGGCCCTTCCCCGCCACCAGCTTCaggagccctgcccccacccccatgcccatcTCTGCGCAGACTGGCCTGCCCGGATCGCCCTCCACGGCCGGCCCAGCCCTGGAGGGGGTCTGCCAACCAGTGATGCCCCCACACCAGTCCTGGCTCTGGGCCCGTGTCCCGCGGGCACTGGCACTCCTGATTCCTCCCGGATTCTGTCCTGCCCACGGCCCCCATCCTGCCGGCCTCCCTGACCCgcaccctccacacacacctcTGCCCACACGGGCCGCTCTGCCCagccctccatccatccacccctcGCTTCCCTGCACTCCCTGTGCGCCCTGCATCAGGGACATGCTGCTCGTGGGCTTGGGGGTCCCCGTGCTCCCCAGAATGTGGGGTCCTGCCTGCCACGTGTGTGTCCCGTGCCCTCTGCCAGGATCCCTGAGACACCACTGCTTCTCCGGCCATGGGCCTGGCTTCCCGGGACCCGCTGCCCCTCTCTGTGCTGGGCCGGGTGCTTAGGGACCCCTTGGGCCTCACCCAGCAGGTGGCCCCCGCCCAGGCCTTCCTGGGACCAGCACATGTCTGTCCAGGCCTCTGCTGGTGCCCCGTGGCcctggcatgggggtgggggccttCGGGGTCTTCAGGCTTCCTATAGTCTCCACACGTCTGCTGACACGAGAGGACCCCAGTGGACCTTGAAGGGCAGATGCAGGAAAAGGTGCGTGGGggcgccggggggggggggggagggcctGGCCGGTCTCCAACCAGCCAGCAGCTGCTTCTGCCAAATGCTGGCCCGCCACACCTTCTGGGGTCGAGCGCCCAGTCCCGGGGCGAGGAGCGGGCTgggacgtggggtgggggggagtcgagaaCGTTGTGCTGAGAGGGCCACCCAG from the Hippopotamus amphibius kiboko isolate mHipAmp2 chromosome 2, mHipAmp2.hap2, whole genome shotgun sequence genome contains:
- the TOR4A gene encoding torsin-4A — protein: MDRGQPSPQPAAAAPAAAGPSMIAPVRAVVRLRSRVRLLRRRRVLPPAAGPDSGPEAPRADPGQPRVFTFDGPAELASRPPRKKRRRSRVVLYPESLRKCRPRAERRSRAQRCLLLLVAIVGFQVLNAIENLDDNALRYDLDGLEKALQRAVFGQPAAVARIVALLRDYLATHVHGRPLLLALHGPSGVGKSHVGRLLARHFRAVLEDGALVLQYHARHHCPEPRAADDCREELARRVADVVARAEAEEKTPLLVLDDVELLPPALLDELHGLLQPQRAHRFHNAIYVLLSGAGGEEVTRFVLQNASRALALRADGAPAAAAQAEEELRARLSALLVREHPLWQAAAIVPFLLLDRRDVVSCFRDEMAGEGFFPEQARAELLAAQLSYYRVAGREFAVTGCKQVVATVNLL